GATTCGCCTTTTCGGGTGCTTTGTTTGCAGGGAGGAGCGGGGCTTGTCTGCGCGGAAATGGTGTCGGCGCATGCGCTTCACTACGGAAACGAAAAGAGCGGCCGCATGTTGCAGGTTAACCCCAAAGAACACCCCGTTTCCATGCAAATTTTCGGTTCGGACGAACAAACCATTGCCGAGGCCGCCAAAAATGCCGAGGCCGCCGGGGCCGATATCGTAGACTTAAACGCAGGTTGCCCCGTTAAAAAAATCAATAAAGCCGGAGCCGGGTGCGTGTTGATGAAAGACGAAGCCAAACTGGCACGCCTGTTATCGGCCGCGGTAAAAAGTGTTAAAATTCCCGTTACGCTTAAAACGCGTATTGCCTTGAATCACAAAGAATTATTGGCAGTCCGTCTGGCCAAACTGGCCGAAGATTGCGGCGCGGCCGCGGTTACTTTGCATGCGCGCGCGGCGGCAGATGTTCACAGCGGGCAACCCAATGTGGCGGCG
The DNA window shown above is from Elusimicrobium sp. and carries:
- the dusB gene encoding tRNA dihydrouridine synthase DusB, giving the protein MTILSPLQIGQVKLTNNLILAPMAGITDSPFRVLCLQGGAGLVCAEMVSAHALHYGNEKSGRMLQVNPKEHPVSMQIFGSDEQTIAEAAKNAEAAGADIVDLNAGCPVKKINKAGAGCVLMKDEAKLARLLSAAVKSVKIPVTLKTRIALNHKELLAVRLAKLAEDCGAAAVTLHARAAADVHSGQPNVAAVAEACAAVKIPVIGNGGIKDASLVKEFLQAGCSGVMIGRGAVGNPFIFQDITDELAGKKPASQDPKKRLEIYLSLVKENASFYGERIGVNRSRKTAGYWIKDFPNASEVRGKFVRLDSLSEIETLFAETLATL